One part of the Anaerofustis stercorihominis DSM 17244 genome encodes these proteins:
- the mraZ gene encoding division/cell wall cluster transcriptional repressor MraZ, translated as MLSGEYNHSVDTKGRINVPAKFRCELGDSFIMCKGLDKCISVYPKSAWDELAAKIKSLPTTDRNARRFSRFILGSALECTPDKQGRTKVSASLMEYAGIEKDIVVVGVETKVEIWDSKEWAKYNDVSDDCMEDVAQEMFEAGITL; from the coding sequence ATGCTATCAGGAGAATATAATCATTCAGTCGACACAAAAGGAAGAATAAATGTACCCGCCAAATTCAGATGTGAGCTTGGTGATTCTTTTATTATGTGCAAAGGTCTTGATAAGTGTATCTCGGTTTACCCGAAATCAGCTTGGGACGAGCTTGCCGCGAAGATTAAAAGTCTTCCTACCACTGACAGGAATGCCAGACGTTTTTCAAGGTTTATCCTCGGCAGTGCCCTTGAATGTACTCCCGATAAACAGGGGAGAACAAAGGTTTCCGCTTCTTTGATGGAATATGCGGGGATAGAAAAGGATATAGTTGTCGTAGGTGTTGAAACCAAGGTTGAAATTTGGGACAGCAAGGAATGGGCTAAATACAATGACGTATCCGATGACTGCATGGAAGATGTGGCACAGGAAATGTTTGAAGCGGGGATAACTCTATAA
- the mraY gene encoding phospho-N-acetylmuramoyl-pentapeptide-transferase has translation MVYSILATLISFAVVILLTPKFIPFLQRLKMGQTIRELGPKSHYKKAGTPTMGGLVMMLGILVTCIIFFSKADGDLVFALFVTLIFGLIGFLDDYIKMVQKNRLNSEGGVLVPYLGMLPIQKLLLQFSAAGAVAVYAAFHPSIGTSIVVPFTDLNWDLGWLYIPFVIIAIVAVVNAANLTDGLDGLACGVTMIIVFFFLVFSLANGFTSMNIFSASVIGVCLGFLCYNAHPASIFMGDTGSMALGGAVVIISIFTRSELFILIAGGVYFVEALSVLLQVGYFKKTGGKRLFKMAPIHHHFELLGHHETKIVTCFWITTAVLVMISLLSLPIMFN, from the coding sequence ATGGTATATTCGATTCTTGCTACCCTTATTTCATTTGCGGTAGTAATTTTACTTACACCAAAATTCATACCTTTCCTGCAAAGACTTAAAATGGGTCAGACGATCAGGGAACTGGGACCCAAGAGCCACTATAAGAAAGCCGGTACGCCTACCATGGGCGGGCTTGTAATGATGCTCGGCATACTTGTCACATGCATCATTTTCTTTTCCAAAGCGGATGGAGATCTTGTCTTCGCTCTTTTCGTGACTCTTATATTCGGACTTATAGGTTTCCTTGACGATTATATAAAAATGGTTCAAAAAAACAGACTTAACTCGGAAGGGGGCGTTCTCGTTCCTTATCTTGGTATGCTTCCGATACAAAAGCTTTTGCTTCAGTTCTCGGCTGCGGGTGCCGTTGCGGTTTATGCGGCTTTTCACCCTTCCATAGGAACAAGTATAGTAGTTCCTTTTACGGATCTTAACTGGGACCTAGGATGGCTTTATATCCCTTTTGTTATAATAGCGATAGTAGCGGTGGTAAATGCGGCTAACCTTACGGACGGACTAGACGGGCTTGCCTGCGGAGTAACTATGATAATAGTATTTTTCTTCCTTGTATTTTCCCTTGCAAACGGATTTACATCCATGAATATATTCTCTGCAAGCGTGATAGGTGTATGTCTCGGGTTCTTATGCTATAACGCACATCCCGCTTCAATATTCATGGGGGACACTGGGTCTATGGCTCTCGGCGGAGCCGTGGTAATAATCTCCATATTTACAAGGTCCGAACTGTTCATATTGATAGCAGGGGGAGTATACTTCGTAGAAGCACTTTCCGTACTTTTGCAGGTTGGATACTTCAAAAAGACCGGAGGGAAAAGACTGTTTAAAATGGCTCCGATACATCATCACTTTGAACTTCTCGGACACCATGAAACCAAGATAGTGACTTGTTTTTGGATAACTACGGCAGTGCTTGTGATGATTTCACTTTTATCACTTCCTATAATGTTTAACTGA
- a CDS encoding penicillin-binding transpeptidase domain-containing protein: MKTFLDLRQKKRILFIFAFVCILFIALVLKLVYIQGFKAVEYGNKQSAMLMQRLPITASRGDIYDRNMALLAKDATCSSIYVSPASVDKDKKKEVSEYLAKMLSLKYEDVYKKVSNASSNNELIKRKVDNSIGLKIKNKGYNGVSVTEDKKRYYSNGKFASHLLGFTGVDHQGLYGLEASYNDVLAGKDGVVLYQTDGSGRKIASGSEVRQEATNGSNLVLSIDSVIQMYAENALETGIKKTGSKRVTAIAVDPSTGEILAMAANPSYNLNDPWKLDNSFKKKFSSEFYTTTKSGKKKKMTDSQKLALMWDNPNISLNYEPGSTFKPVTVSSALEEGSIDKSSRFYCKGYKVVAGTKIRCSVYPNGHGSQSLGETLANSCNPAMMEIGMRMGPDTFYDYIYNFGFGSKTGIALGGEEGGIVPPNQDVNVVDFVTKAFGQGISTTPIQMTMALSSVVNGGYLLKPQLVKYVTEGEDNAVTTTYEKEVVRQIISKDTSSTMRKYLRGVITKSEVLKKYDTKSLKMGGKTGTAQKIVDGKYSHSKYVCSFFGFAPYNDPKIAVIVLCDEPTNGRYGSTTAAPIAAEILKNSVNYLKTKSEDNSKDIKTLSTKVVVPDVRGESLTDAKSLLDTLKIKYKVNYKNKKVSDNNAVVVSQTNVQETYSKTITLTVDDSSLENVTMPDLTGMSVQSANEALTKIGLTMEIKGGGIAQAQSVKAGASVKKGTKVTVTFKYVK; encoded by the coding sequence TTGAAAACTTTTTTAGATCTCAGACAAAAGAAAAGAATATTATTTATATTTGCTTTTGTATGTATATTATTTATAGCACTTGTTTTAAAACTGGTGTACATACAAGGCTTTAAAGCAGTTGAATACGGAAATAAACAATCAGCCATGTTGATGCAGCGTCTTCCCATAACGGCGTCCAGGGGAGATATCTATGACAGAAACATGGCTTTACTTGCGAAAGACGCGACTTGTTCGAGTATATATGTTTCTCCCGCAAGCGTGGATAAAGACAAGAAAAAGGAAGTAAGCGAATATCTTGCAAAAATGCTTAGTCTCAAATATGAAGATGTATATAAAAAGGTAAGCAATGCTTCTTCAAATAACGAACTGATAAAAAGGAAAGTGGATAACTCTATAGGTCTTAAAATAAAGAATAAGGGCTATAACGGAGTATCCGTTACCGAAGATAAAAAAAGATATTATTCAAACGGTAAATTCGCTTCTCATCTATTGGGTTTCACAGGTGTGGATCATCAGGGGCTTTACGGTTTGGAAGCTAGCTATAACGATGTGCTTGCGGGAAAAGACGGAGTAGTCCTCTATCAAACCGACGGAAGCGGAAGAAAGATAGCTTCGGGCAGTGAAGTAAGACAGGAAGCGACAAACGGAAGCAACCTTGTCCTTTCCATAGACAGCGTTATTCAGATGTACGCAGAAAATGCCTTAGAGACGGGTATTAAGAAAACAGGTTCCAAGAGAGTTACGGCTATTGCTGTAGACCCTTCTACGGGCGAGATACTCGCAATGGCGGCAAATCCAAGTTATAACCTAAACGACCCATGGAAACTGGATAATTCCTTTAAAAAGAAATTTTCTTCGGAGTTCTATACCACGACAAAAAGCGGTAAGAAAAAGAAGATGACTGACAGTCAAAAGCTTGCTTTGATGTGGGATAATCCAAATATAAGTTTAAACTACGAGCCTGGCTCCACATTCAAGCCCGTAACGGTTTCTTCGGCACTTGAAGAAGGCTCCATAGATAAATCTTCAAGATTTTACTGTAAGGGATATAAAGTCGTTGCGGGAACGAAAATCAGATGCAGTGTTTATCCAAACGGACACGGCAGTCAGTCTCTCGGAGAGACTCTTGCCAACTCCTGTAACCCCGCTATGATGGAAATCGGTATGCGTATGGGTCCCGACACATTCTACGATTATATATATAACTTCGGTTTCGGTTCAAAGACGGGTATCGCTTTGGGCGGAGAAGAAGGCGGGATAGTCCCTCCTAATCAGGATGTAAATGTAGTCGACTTTGTAACGAAGGCTTTCGGGCAGGGGATATCCACAACACCTATCCAGATGACTATGGCTCTTTCTTCGGTTGTCAACGGAGGTTATTTATTAAAACCTCAGCTTGTAAAATACGTTACGGAAGGAGAAGACAATGCCGTTACCACGACTTATGAAAAAGAAGTGGTAAGACAGATAATATCAAAAGATACTTCTTCGACCATGCGTAAGTATTTAAGAGGCGTTATAACAAAGTCCGAAGTACTTAAAAAGTATGATACGAAATCTTTAAAAATGGGCGGTAAGACAGGTACTGCTCAAAAGATAGTCGACGGAAAATATTCACATTCCAAATATGTATGTTCATTCTTTGGTTTTGCACCTTACAATGACCCTAAAATCGCGGTCATAGTCCTTTGTGACGAGCCCACCAACGGACGTTACGGAAGTACGACTGCGGCACCTATCGCAGCGGAAATACTCAAGAACTCAGTGAATTACTTAAAGACAAAGAGTGAAGATAATTCAAAGGATATCAAGACACTCAGCACAAAAGTCGTAGTTCCCGATGTAAGAGGGGAAAGCCTTACCGACGCAAAGAGTCTGCTTGATACATTAAAGATAAAATATAAGGTAAATTATAAAAATAAGAAAGTCAGTGATAATAATGCGGTGGTCGTAAGTCAGACCAACGTTCAGGAAACATACTCGAAGACGATAACTCTGACTGTAGACGATTCTTCTTTGGAAAATGTGACCATGCCTGATTTAACGGGTATGAGTGTACAAAGTGCAAACGAAGCATTGACCAAGATAGGTCTTACCATGGAAATAAAAGGCGGAGGTATCGCTCAGGCGCAAAGTGTAAAGGCAGGCGCAAGTGTTAAAAAGGGAACTAAGGTAACCGTTACATTTAAATATGTCAAGTAA
- the rsmH gene encoding 16S rRNA (cytosine(1402)-N(4))-methyltransferase RsmH, with protein MKHISVLYQETIDMLNIKEDGIYVDGTMGGAGHSLGICKKLSEEGIFIGIDQDDFVFDRAKVRLESTDCKKEFVKGNFHDIKEILMDLGIDKIDGMMADLGVSSFQIDDETRGFSFKKDGPLDMRMDKSKSFSAKELVNTYSYEDLRRVISEYGEEQFAGNIAKHILKNREEKPIETTYELVEIIKNAIPKKFHQMKHPAKKTFQAIRIEVNDEIDALKQSVEDMIDVLDKGGRLAVITFHSLEDRIVKKVFSEYAKGCTCPKEFPVCVCGNTPKVKVLTRKPLLPTEEEIEANPRSRSAKLRVIEKL; from the coding sequence ATGAAACACATCAGCGTTTTATATCAGGAAACAATAGATATGTTAAATATAAAAGAAGATGGGATATACGTTGACGGTACCATGGGCGGTGCGGGGCACAGTTTGGGAATATGTAAAAAATTATCCGAAGAAGGTATATTTATCGGTATCGATCAAGATGATTTTGTATTTGACAGAGCTAAAGTAAGGCTTGAAAGTACGGATTGTAAAAAAGAATTTGTGAAGGGTAATTTTCATGATATCAAAGAGATATTAATGGATCTCGGTATAGATAAAATAGACGGGATGATGGCAGACCTGGGGGTCTCTTCGTTTCAAATAGACGATGAAACAAGAGGCTTTTCTTTTAAAAAGGACGGACCTCTCGATATGAGGATGGATAAATCCAAAAGCTTTTCTGCAAAGGAACTTGTAAATACTTATTCTTACGAAGATTTAAGAAGGGTAATAAGCGAGTACGGGGAAGAGCAGTTTGCGGGAAACATAGCCAAACACATATTAAAAAACAGGGAAGAAAAACCGATTGAGACTACATATGAACTTGTAGAGATAATCAAAAATGCAATTCCAAAGAAGTTTCATCAAATGAAACATCCCGCAAAGAAAACATTTCAGGCTATAAGGATAGAAGTAAATGACGAAATCGACGCTTTGAAGCAGTCGGTGGAAGATATGATAGATGTCCTTGATAAAGGGGGAAGGCTTGCGGTAATAACTTTCCATTCTCTCGAAGACAGGATAGTAAAAAAAGTATTTTCGGAGTACGCAAAAGGGTGTACATGCCCAAAGGAATTTCCCGTATGTGTATGCGGGAATACACCTAAGGTAAAGGTGCTTACGAGAAAGCCCCTTTTACCGACAGAGGAAGAAATAGAAGCAAATCCTCGTTCAAGAAGTGCAAAGCTTAGAGTTATAGAAAAACTTTAA
- a CDS encoding UDP-N-acetylmuramoyl-tripeptide--D-alanyl-D-alanine ligase, producing MNSIGIDTLSKMINGKIIRWGKENEVSGVVIDSRLAKKRSVFFALDGTEMNGHDFALSAYKNGACAVVVKREIEGADCFQIKVEDTLKALYDMAKSYKDRFDIPFVALTGSAGKTTTKDMTASVLSKKYKTMKTIGNFNSTTGVPLTLFNLEQGDEIAVVEMGMNHKGEIEKISELVEPDLAMITNVGVTHIENLGSKENIFKAKTEITKGLKKGGTLLVNGDDEFFKDYTNDEFNVVKVGINHGDFRAADILYSSKGAKFMVDYNGKNYTFCTKIPAKYSVYNALFAIYTGFHFGLNYEQIKEGLDDFMPTGNRMKIEEVNGITLIDDTYNSNPEALKEALGLLNRIGGNNRKVAVLGDMLELGEKSEEEHEACGKAAAENGVELLLACGDYAMHYIKGAGENGMDPGKALYFFEKNYLVEEVFDFLKEGDFVLVKASRGMKFEDVVDAIKKGGVF from the coding sequence ATGAATAGTATAGGTATAGATACACTATCGAAGATGATAAACGGGAAAATCATTCGTTGGGGAAAAGAAAATGAAGTCAGCGGAGTGGTGATAGACAGCAGACTTGCAAAAAAAAGAAGCGTGTTTTTTGCTCTCGACGGGACTGAAATGAACGGACATGATTTTGCTTTGAGCGCTTATAAAAACGGTGCTTGTGCGGTAGTCGTAAAAAGAGAAATAGAAGGGGCGGATTGTTTTCAAATCAAGGTTGAAGATACTTTAAAAGCCCTTTACGATATGGCAAAAAGCTATAAGGATAGATTTGATATACCCTTTGTAGCACTTACCGGAAGTGCGGGAAAGACCACCACAAAGGATATGACGGCAAGTGTGCTTAGTAAAAAATATAAAACGATGAAGACCATAGGGAATTTCAATTCCACCACGGGAGTGCCTCTGACTCTTTTCAATCTTGAACAGGGGGATGAAATAGCCGTAGTGGAAATGGGGATGAACCATAAAGGCGAAATTGAAAAAATAAGCGAACTGGTAGAGCCCGACCTTGCAATGATAACTAATGTCGGGGTCACTCATATCGAAAATTTGGGAAGCAAAGAAAATATCTTTAAAGCAAAGACGGAAATAACAAAAGGACTTAAAAAAGGCGGAACTCTTCTTGTTAACGGAGACGACGAATTTTTTAAGGATTATACAAACGACGAATTCAACGTCGTCAAAGTCGGTATCAACCACGGGGATTTTAGAGCTGCCGATATCTTATATAGCTCAAAGGGAGCGAAGTTTATGGTGGATTACAATGGTAAAAACTATACTTTCTGCACTAAAATCCCCGCTAAATACAGCGTTTACAACGCACTGTTTGCAATATACACGGGATTTCACTTTGGACTCAACTACGAACAAATAAAAGAAGGATTGGACGATTTTATGCCTACAGGTAACAGAATGAAGATAGAAGAAGTAAACGGGATAACATTGATAGATGATACTTATAATTCAAACCCGGAAGCTTTAAAGGAAGCTTTAGGTTTACTAAACAGGATCGGCGGTAATAATAGAAAAGTAGCCGTTCTCGGTGATATGCTCGAACTCGGCGAAAAAAGCGAAGAAGAGCACGAAGCATGCGGTAAAGCCGCTGCGGAAAACGGAGTCGAGCTGCTGCTTGCATGCGGAGACTATGCTATGCACTACATCAAAGGTGCGGGAGAAAACGGTATGGATCCGGGCAAAGCATTATACTTTTTCGAGAAAAATTATTTGGTCGAAGAAGTATTCGATTTTCTAAAAGAAGGTGATTTTGTGTTGGTAAAGGCTTCGAGAGGAATGAAGTTTGAAGACGTTGTCGATGCAATCAAAAAAGGAGGAGTATTTTAA